A window of the Lysinibacillus irui genome harbors these coding sequences:
- a CDS encoding ribosomal L7Ae/L30e/S12e/Gadd45 family protein — MSYDKVRASQTIIGTKQAVKAMQAGSVKELFVALDADNWVTDSAISFAREIGIPVILVESKKELGKACGIHVGAAVVAITVE, encoded by the coding sequence ATGTCTTATGATAAAGTAAGGGCTAGTCAAACAATCATAGGTACAAAGCAAGCAGTAAAAGCAATGCAAGCTGGTTCAGTGAAAGAACTTTTTGTGGCACTTGATGCAGACAATTGGGTAACCGATTCGGCCATATCTTTCGCGAGAGAAATCGGTATACCAGTTATTCTTGTTGAGTCCAAAAAGGAACTGGGCAAGGCCTGTGGAATCCATGTTGGAGCTGCAGTAGTTGCGATTACTGTAGAGTAG
- the rpsL gene encoding 30S ribosomal protein S12 — protein MPTINQLVRKPRKSKITKSNSPALNKGYNSFKKSLTDVKSPQKRGVCTRVGTMTPKKPNSALRKYARVRLTNQIEVTAYIPGEGHNLQEHSVVLIRGGRVKDLPGVRYHIVRGALDTAGVNGRMQSRSLYGTKRPKEKK, from the coding sequence ATGCCTACAATTAACCAATTGGTACGTAAGCCTCGTAAATCTAAAATCACGAAATCAAATTCACCAGCGTTAAACAAAGGATATAACTCATTTAAAAAATCTTTAACTGATGTTAAATCTCCACAAAAACGTGGTGTTTGTACTCGTGTAGGTACAATGACGCCTAAAAAACCAAACTCAGCGTTACGTAAATACGCTCGTGTACGTTTAACTAACCAAATCGAGGTTACTGCGTACATTCCTGGTGAAGGCCATAACTTACAAGAGCACAGTGTTGTTCTTATCCGTGGCGGTCGTGTAAAAGACTTACCGGGTGTTCGTTACCATATCGTTCGTGGTGCTCTTGATACTGCTGGTGTAAACGGTCGTATGCAATCACGTTCTCTATACGGTACAAAACGCCCTAAAGAAAAAAAATAA